A single window of Paenibacillus sp. SYP-B4298 DNA harbors:
- the mfd gene encoding transcription-repair coupling factor — MKALIEAFAADQDVQHIIAGIRQGMKEQMVSGLTGSARQVMASVMRQELDRPLLIMTHNMFAAQKIAEDLQECLSADDVLLYPANELVAAEAAISSPETLAERINVLVRLSRGFRGVVVVPFSGVRRYLPAREVMSDAQIAVKVGMNLPMEEFLKRMVELGYERVDRVEAKGELSVRGGLVDFYPLTEPHGYRLEWFDDEIDSIRTFDPADQRSIDKLNEYVVPLCKEILADEQRQLAAAQHAQSLLEAQLEKMSDRMAKDRMREEIGAEIEKLKQQLYFPEIYKYISLLYPERQTLLDYIAEDAILIIDEPTRIIETARQLERDEAEWATHLLQNGKSLPGFVLSRNTDEILYTRSFPTVFMSLFLRQIPHTQPQNIVNFTCRAMQNFHGQMNVLKAEMDRWKKSGANVIMLAGNAERMDRMRRVLQDYSIDPPVLLEGNLQTGFELPSVHLVVITEGEMFSQKQRKARRVDKKIDNAERIKSYTELKVGDYVVHQNHGIGKYLGIGTLEIGGIHKDYLHILYAGGDKLSVPIDQIDLIQKYVGSEDKEPKVYKLGGNEWARVKNKVKSSVQDIADDLIKLYAQRQASPGFAFGKDTPYQQEFESMFPYDETRDQLRAIEEIKKDMETPRPMDRLLCGDVGYGKTEVAVRAAFKAAIEGKQVAVLVPTTILAQQHYETFRERFSGYPFNIQVLSRFRSRKEQTETMKGLKAGTVDVVIGTHRLLSQDVVFKDLGILIVDEEQRFGVSHKEKLKKLKTNVDVLTLTATPIPRTLHMSMLGVRDLSVIETPPENRFPVQTYVVEYSPSLVRESIERELARGGQVYFLYNRVQGIYQMAENIAALVPGARVAVGHGQMSEQELEKTILDFLDGESDVLVSTSIIETGVDIPNVNTLIVHDADKMGLSQLYQLRGRVGRSNRIAYAYFTYQKDKVLTEVAEKRLQSIKEFTELGSGFKIAMRDLSIRGAGNLLGAEQHGFIASVGFDLYSQMLAEEIAKRKAEMYGEQTVQVKEVQTQIDLSMDAYLPSDYIYDSIQKIEIYKKVAVVRSIEESEDLREELVDRFGDLPPAVHNLLTVTRLKVYGRHYGIEQISQRGEELTVRFAEAESGNLDKKKIDQLCSQYDNRIKRLNQPQEPGIIVQLRGQGLEDESKLAILERFLIQCKEAIKSKGELQDVAK, encoded by the coding sequence TTGAAAGCGTTAATTGAAGCTTTTGCAGCAGATCAGGATGTGCAGCACATCATTGCGGGCATCCGCCAGGGAATGAAGGAGCAGATGGTATCCGGCCTTACAGGCTCCGCACGCCAGGTAATGGCGAGTGTGATGAGGCAGGAGCTGGACCGACCGCTGCTGATTATGACCCATAATATGTTTGCTGCCCAGAAGATTGCTGAGGATCTGCAGGAGTGTCTGTCTGCGGATGATGTATTGTTATATCCCGCTAATGAACTGGTGGCTGCTGAAGCGGCGATCTCCAGCCCGGAGACGCTGGCAGAGCGCATTAATGTGCTTGTTCGGTTGTCCAGAGGCTTTCGCGGGGTTGTTGTCGTTCCTTTCTCCGGGGTCAGACGCTATCTGCCTGCCCGAGAAGTCATGAGCGATGCGCAGATCGCCGTTAAGGTCGGCATGAATCTGCCAATGGAAGAGTTCTTGAAACGAATGGTAGAGCTTGGCTACGAGAGAGTCGATCGGGTGGAAGCCAAGGGCGAGCTAAGTGTACGCGGAGGTCTGGTTGATTTCTATCCATTGACGGAGCCTCATGGCTACCGGCTGGAGTGGTTTGACGATGAGATTGACTCGATCCGAACCTTCGACCCGGCAGACCAGCGTTCGATTGACAAGCTGAATGAATATGTCGTCCCGTTATGCAAGGAGATTCTAGCAGATGAGCAACGCCAGCTTGCGGCTGCTCAGCATGCGCAGAGCTTGCTGGAAGCGCAACTGGAGAAGATGTCTGACCGGATGGCGAAGGACAGGATGCGAGAGGAGATCGGCGCGGAGATTGAGAAGCTCAAGCAGCAGCTCTATTTCCCGGAAATCTATAAATATATCTCGCTGCTCTACCCGGAGCGCCAGACCTTGCTGGACTACATTGCCGAGGACGCTATACTGATTATTGATGAGCCGACCCGCATCATAGAGACGGCGCGCCAATTGGAACGGGATGAGGCGGAGTGGGCTACTCATCTGCTGCAGAATGGCAAGTCCCTTCCGGGTTTTGTATTGTCTCGCAACACGGATGAAATTTTATATACACGATCTTTCCCTACCGTGTTCATGTCGTTGTTTCTTCGGCAGATTCCACATACCCAGCCACAGAATATCGTCAATTTTACCTGCAGAGCCATGCAGAATTTCCATGGCCAGATGAATGTGCTCAAGGCGGAGATGGATCGTTGGAAAAAATCCGGTGCAAACGTTATCATGCTGGCGGGCAACGCCGAGCGTATGGATCGTATGCGGCGTGTGCTTCAGGATTACAGCATTGATCCGCCTGTACTGCTTGAGGGCAACCTGCAGACCGGGTTCGAGCTGCCGTCTGTGCATCTAGTCGTCATTACCGAGGGCGAGATGTTCTCGCAGAAGCAGCGTAAGGCTCGCCGCGTCGATAAGAAGATAGACAATGCGGAGCGGATCAAGAGCTATACCGAACTGAAGGTGGGCGATTATGTCGTTCACCAAAATCACGGCATCGGTAAATATCTGGGTATCGGCACGCTGGAGATTGGCGGTATCCATAAGGACTACCTGCATATCCTGTATGCCGGCGGCGACAAGCTGTCTGTGCCGATCGACCAGATCGATCTGATTCAAAAGTATGTCGGGTCCGAGGACAAGGAGCCGAAGGTCTACAAGCTAGGCGGCAACGAATGGGCAAGGGTGAAGAACAAGGTCAAGTCGAGCGTGCAGGATATTGCCGACGATCTGATCAAGCTGTATGCTCAGCGGCAGGCTTCCCCTGGCTTTGCATTCGGCAAGGATACACCGTATCAGCAGGAATTCGAGTCGATGTTCCCCTACGATGAGACACGCGATCAGTTGCGTGCGATCGAGGAGATCAAGAAGGATATGGAGACGCCGAGGCCGATGGATCGTCTGTTATGTGGAGACGTAGGCTATGGCAAGACCGAGGTGGCGGTGCGAGCGGCCTTCAAGGCGGCTATCGAGGGCAAGCAGGTGGCGGTGCTTGTGCCGACGACGATCCTGGCGCAGCAGCATTATGAGACGTTCCGTGAGCGCTTCTCCGGCTATCCGTTCAATATTCAGGTGCTTAGCCGATTCCGCTCGCGCAAGGAGCAGACGGAGACGATGAAGGGTCTGAAGGCAGGTACAGTCGATGTGGTCATCGGTACGCACCGGCTGCTCTCGCAGGATGTCGTCTTCAAGGACCTGGGCATCCTTATCGTCGATGAGGAGCAGCGCTTCGGGGTATCGCATAAGGAGAAGCTGAAGAAGCTCAAGACCAATGTGGATGTGCTGACTCTGACGGCAACACCTATCCCGCGGACGCTTCACATGTCGATGCTTGGCGTGCGTGATCTGTCTGTTATCGAGACGCCGCCGGAGAACCGGTTCCCTGTACAGACCTATGTGGTGGAGTACAGCCCTTCGCTGGTGCGCGAATCGATCGAGCGCGAGCTGGCGCGCGGAGGACAGGTGTACTTTCTATATAATCGTGTGCAGGGCATCTATCAGATGGCCGAGAACATTGCTGCGCTGGTGCCGGGAGCCCGTGTGGCGGTTGGTCACGGTCAGATGTCGGAGCAGGAGCTGGAGAAGACGATTCTGGATTTTCTCGATGGCGAATCCGATGTGCTGGTCAGCACAAGCATTATCGAGACGGGCGTTGACATTCCGAATGTCAATACGCTCATTGTGCATGATGCGGATAAGATGGGACTGTCTCAGTTGTATCAGCTTCGCGGCAGGGTAGGCCGTTCCAACCGGATCGCCTACGCGTATTTCACCTATCAGAAGGACAAGGTGCTGACCGAGGTGGCGGAGAAGCGGCTGCAATCGATTAAGGAGTTCACGGAGCTAGGATCGGGCTTCAAGATCGCGATGCGCGACTTGTCGATCCGCGGTGCAGGCAACCTGCTAGGTGCGGAGCAGCATGGGTTTATCGCCTCTGTCGGATTCGATCTCTACTCCCAGATGCTGGCGGAGGAGATTGCCAAGCGCAAGGCCGAGATGTACGGCGAGCAGACGGTACAGGTTAAGGAAGTCCAGACACAGATTGATCTCAGCATGGATGCGTATCTGCCATCGGATTATATCTACGATAGTATTCAGAAGATTGAGATTTACAAGAAGGTGGCGGTCGTGCGCTCCATCGAGGAGAGCGAGGATCTGCGCGAGGAGCTTGTGGATCGCTTCGGAGACTTGCCGCCAGCGGTTCATAATCTGCTAACAGTGACCAGGCTGAAGGTGTATGGTCGTCACTATGGCATAGAACAGATTAGTCAGCGCGGCGAGGAGCTGACCGTTCGTTTTGCTGAGGCGGAGAGCGGCAATCTGGACAAGAAGAAGATCGATCAGCTCTGCAGTCAATATGACAATCGAATCAAGCGCTTGAATCAGCCGCAGGAGCCGGGCATCATCGTGCAGTTGCGTGGTCAGGGGCTGGAGGATGAGTCCAAGTTGGCTATATTAGAACGGTTTCTGATACAATGTAAGGAAGCCATCAAATCGAAAGGGGAACTACAGGATGTTGCAAAATAA
- a CDS encoding peptidylprolyl isomerase, producing MLQNKSKSSWRSLVLLIAAVLIVMTVATACGKKSETSTEGGTKEPTTQTGGEKPADNGNVVATYKGGTVTEAEFNKYATFFGFMNQQYAMMLSIPQYKEQFLKEYVGYKILFADIDDSTKKEADKDADEFEKQFSEAIEKQPQMKEAMDQAGLTLEETKGFYHLVVSVMKDAESKVKDEAIKAEFDKDPEGFTLVEVRHVLVGLSKDDGSERSKEDALKLANEAKDKLKGGATWDEIAKEYSDDPGSKDTGGFYASKEVKSYVTAFREASLKQPLNEIGEPVETEFGYHVIQVEKRQSQTYETMVESTKTSLRQQLASTIISDFMSNELPGLLESVNLPQEQPATEAPSSDTEGTKEEAPATDDGAAKTQ from the coding sequence ATGTTGCAAAATAAAAGCAAATCGTCTTGGCGCAGTCTCGTGCTGCTCATTGCGGCTGTGCTGATCGTCATGACGGTTGCTACGGCTTGCGGCAAGAAAAGCGAGACCAGTACTGAAGGAGGCACAAAGGAGCCAACAACGCAGACCGGCGGAGAAAAGCCTGCGGATAACGGCAATGTGGTCGCGACCTATAAGGGCGGTACGGTAACGGAAGCGGAATTCAACAAATACGCGACGTTCTTCGGCTTCATGAACCAGCAATACGCGATGATGCTCAGCATCCCGCAATACAAAGAGCAGTTCCTCAAGGAGTATGTCGGCTACAAAATCTTGTTCGCAGACATTGACGACAGCACCAAGAAGGAAGCGGACAAGGATGCGGATGAATTCGAGAAGCAGTTCTCCGAAGCGATTGAAAAGCAACCGCAGATGAAGGAAGCGATGGATCAGGCTGGACTGACTCTAGAAGAAACCAAAGGCTTCTACCATCTGGTGGTTTCGGTGATGAAGGATGCCGAGAGCAAGGTGAAGGATGAAGCAATCAAGGCGGAGTTCGATAAGGACCCAGAGGGCTTCACTCTGGTAGAAGTGCGCCACGTGCTAGTCGGCTTATCCAAGGATGACGGCAGCGAACGCAGCAAGGAAGATGCGCTCAAGCTTGCTAACGAAGCGAAGGACAAGCTGAAGGGCGGCGCAACCTGGGATGAGATCGCCAAGGAATATTCTGATGACCCAGGCTCTAAGGATACTGGCGGGTTCTATGCATCCAAGGAAGTGAAGAGCTATGTGACTGCATTTAGGGAGGCATCGTTGAAGCAGCCGCTGAACGAGATCGGCGAGCCGGTGGAGACGGAGTTCGGCTACCATGTCATCCAAGTCGAAAAACGTCAGTCGCAAACCTATGAGACTATGGTCGAATCAACCAAGACATCGTTGCGCCAGCAGTTGGCAAGCACCATCATCTCTGATTTCATGAGCAATGAGTTGCCAGGGCTTCTGGAGAGCGTCAATCTGCCTCAGGAGCAGCCTGCAACAGAAGCTCCGTCCTCAGACACGGAGGGAACGAAGGAAGAGGCTCCAGCTACGGATGACGGAGCGGCAAAAACGCAATAG
- the urtA gene encoding urea ABC transporter substrate-binding protein has translation MGKNRVLIWALCVLTVCVMLTGCGSGSGGTGNNKPASVDAITGGDGADGGDEDVIKVGILHSLSGTMSISEVSVKDAELMAIAEINAAGGVLGKQLVPVLEDGASDWPTFAEKARKLLSEDKVATVFGGWTSASRKAMLPVFEELGGLLWYPVQYEGLEASPNIFYTGATTNQQIVPAVTWLLENRGKRFFLLGSDYVFPQTANKIIKEQLKAEGGEWVGEEYTPLGHTDYSTLIAKIQQAKPDVIFNTLNGDSNVAFFKQWKDAGISASDITTLSVSVAEEEIRGIGVDVLAGHLAAWNYYQTTDTEANKAFVAHYKQAYGADRVTADPIEAGYTAVYLWAEAVKKAGTTDVAAVKEAAKGLEWDAPGGKVTIDGDNQHIYKTVRIGEVQMDGQFKELWNSGEPVKPDPYLSGYEWAASLGTP, from the coding sequence ATGGGGAAAAATCGGGTGTTGATATGGGCATTGTGTGTCTTGACGGTGTGTGTGATGCTGACGGGCTGTGGAAGCGGCAGTGGAGGGACGGGGAATAACAAGCCTGCTTCTGTGGATGCCATAACTGGGGGAGATGGTGCGGATGGAGGAGATGAGGATGTTATTAAGGTCGGCATTCTCCATTCTCTGAGCGGTACGATGTCCATTAGCGAAGTATCCGTCAAGGATGCGGAGCTGATGGCGATTGCAGAGATCAATGCAGCCGGGGGCGTGCTGGGGAAACAACTGGTTCCTGTGCTGGAGGACGGCGCATCCGATTGGCCGACCTTCGCTGAGAAGGCTCGCAAGCTGCTGTCCGAGGATAAGGTGGCGACTGTGTTCGGCGGCTGGACGTCTGCCAGCCGGAAGGCGATGCTGCCGGTATTTGAGGAGCTTGGCGGGTTGCTCTGGTATCCCGTGCAGTACGAGGGACTGGAGGCCTCGCCGAACATCTTCTATACCGGAGCGACGACAAATCAGCAGATTGTTCCCGCTGTGACATGGCTGCTCGAGAATCGGGGCAAGAGGTTCTTCCTGCTCGGCTCTGACTATGTCTTCCCGCAGACAGCCAACAAGATTATTAAGGAGCAACTGAAGGCTGAGGGAGGCGAATGGGTCGGAGAGGAGTATACACCGCTAGGACATACCGATTACAGCACGCTGATCGCCAAGATCCAGCAGGCTAAGCCGGATGTTATCTTCAACACGCTGAACGGGGACAGCAATGTAGCCTTCTTCAAGCAGTGGAAGGATGCGGGCATCTCCGCCAGCGATATAACCACCCTATCCGTGTCGGTCGCTGAGGAGGAGATTCGCGGGATCGGAGTCGACGTGCTGGCAGGCCATCTGGCAGCATGGAATTACTATCAGACCACCGATACGGAGGCCAACAAGGCGTTCGTTGCTCATTATAAGCAGGCATATGGGGCTGATCGCGTCACTGCTGACCCGATTGAGGCCGGTTATACGGCCGTCTATCTATGGGCTGAAGCTGTGAAGAAGGCGGGCACAACCGATGTCGCAGCGGTGAAGGAGGCGGCCAAAGGACTGGAGTGGGATGCTCCGGGCGGCAAGGTTACGATAGACGGCGACAATCAGCATATCTACAAAACAGTTCGCATTGGCGAAGTGCAGATGGATGGCCAGTTCAAGGAGCTGTGGAATTCCGGCGAGCCTGTCAAGCCCGACCCGTACCTGAGTGGTTATGAGTGGGCGGCCAGCTTGGGTACGCCTTAG
- the urtB gene encoding urea ABC transporter permease subunit UrtB — protein sequence MELTILQLFNGLSVSSILLLIALGLAITFGLMNVINMAHGELIMIGAYATYITQQVFASYLPPSLFDSYFLLAVPVSFLIAFLLGLLLESTLIRFLYGRPLDSLLATWGIALMLQQLARTIFGAPNVAVKSPTWLEGGLKLMDGVVLPYKRLFIIGLVAVTLLAMFLYIYRSHAGRRMRAVMQNRDMAACLGISTRRVDAMTFAIGSGIAGIAGCALTLLGPIGPALGTYYIVDAFMVVVLGGVGKLAGTIFGALGISLTNTMLEYWTTASLGKVLVFLGIVAFLQWRPKGLVAMKSRALD from the coding sequence ATGGAACTTACAATTCTCCAATTGTTCAATGGCTTGAGCGTTAGCTCGATCCTGCTGCTGATTGCACTGGGACTGGCGATTACATTTGGCCTGATGAATGTTATTAATATGGCGCATGGCGAGTTGATTATGATCGGCGCGTATGCGACGTATATCACGCAACAGGTGTTCGCGAGTTATCTCCCTCCCTCCTTATTTGATAGCTACTTCCTGCTGGCGGTTCCGGTCAGCTTCCTCATCGCTTTTCTATTGGGTCTGCTGCTGGAGAGTACCCTCATCCGTTTCCTCTACGGGCGCCCGCTTGATAGCCTGCTCGCCACCTGGGGAATTGCGCTCATGCTGCAGCAGTTGGCTCGCACGATCTTCGGCGCACCGAACGTAGCGGTCAAAAGCCCCACCTGGCTGGAGGGCGGCCTCAAGCTGATGGATGGCGTCGTCCTCCCTTACAAACGGTTATTTATCATCGGGCTTGTCGCTGTCACGCTCCTTGCCATGTTCCTCTATATCTATCGCAGCCATGCCGGACGGAGAATGCGGGCGGTCATGCAGAACCGCGATATGGCGGCCTGTCTTGGCATATCGACCCGCCGAGTGGATGCGATGACCTTCGCGATCGGTTCGGGAATCGCGGGGATCGCGGGCTGTGCGCTGACGCTGCTCGGCCCGATCGGGCCAGCGCTTGGGACGTACTATATTGTCGATGCGTTCATGGTGGTGGTGCTTGGCGGCGTCGGCAAGCTGGCGGGCACGATCTTCGGCGCGCTCGGCATCAGCCTGACGAATACGATGCTTGAATATTGGACGACGGCCTCGCTGGGCAAGGTGCTGGTCTTTCTCGGCATCGTCGCCTTCCTGCAATGGCGGCCGAAGGGACTGGTCGCGATGAAGTCAAGAGCTCTGGATTAG